CTGTTCCTCTAACAAGGAAGCCCGAAAATCATTTTCAATTTTCAAATATTCCCTGCCAACAACAACAGACAGCACTAATGAGAGAAAAATAAATATCCAAATTAATTTTTTAAAATTCGACGAAATAAGTTTTAAAAATTTTGTATTTCCTTCGACTACCCCCATAAAAAATACACACGGCAACATAAAATACATATATGCAAATGGATACTCTAGCATACTATGTACCGCAATTGGTAAAATCAATAGAATTGCACATTGAGAAGTAATTACAGATTTTTCATTGCCTTTAGCAATTATATTGCCGTGCAAGGATCTTACCATCCAAAATATCAGCGCTATTGCAATTACTCCACCAACCGGAACTCCAAACCAGATCATCAGATCCAAAAACAAATTGTGGGCATGATCCATGTTCTCCGCACCGCCAATGTTCACGGTAAAATTTTGCTGGGCTGCCCCGAGATTCAACCATCCCCAACCAATGAATGGTTTTTCAGAGATCGCCGCATACATTTGCTCCCATAGCTTATAACGCGTTGTACTTAATCCTGAAAATTCTCGCGCAGCACTTCCACCGAAGAAATTGGATATATCCGCCCATTTAATGAAAATTGCCCAATAGAGCAATAAGGAGATTGAGACCCAATGTAGGGATTTCCTGAAATCCTTAATAAAAAATACCACAACCGCCATAATCGTAATTGATAATGCACCGGTTCTAGACTGGGTTGCGACTAATGTAAAAACAAGAATTACAGAAGCACTATACAACCATAAACCCCGTATCTTCTTGTTTATATCGAAATAAAGCAATGATACAAGCGCCATTAGCAATAATGTAGCCAACTGATTAGGCTGTGCAATATTGCCATAAACTCGGCCCTTGCTGGGGTACATAAACATCCCTTACTCTACGCCTTGCCATTGAGCAAGGCCCACAACACTGTTTATCAAAGCGCCGAGGAGAATCGTCAAGAATACGATATCTATCTTTGAAATATTTTCATAATTCACACAGTCTCTCTGCTCTATTAAAGATAAAATTCCGAGAGAAGAAGACATGCAGCAGTATGCTGACAATAATATCAAAAATACAAGATCTCCGAGACCAATCAATCCAAGGAAATACTGAACTATAGAGATAACGGCTAACAGAGACAAGCAAATATAGATACGTATCGGTATAAGTGTGACCCCCCCCCATAGCAATACAAATCCAGCGCAAGCAAATGCTTCCTGCAAAAAAGTGTTCCAGGGTGATATGTGGTCCGGAATTACCCACATCAGCACTAAAAAAACACCAGCAGTTAATTGACTATATTTCTTGAAATAAGACATAAAAAAAGCCCCCTGGCGGAGGCTTCTCTGACTGAATAGATATTACTTGCAGGATCCGGGCAGGTATTTGCTAATAGTCGTGGAACCGCCACTGCACTTCCAGCTCACAATTTGCGAGCCTTGGTGATTCGAAGCTGCATCAACCTTCAGTGCCGTTGTGTTAGCTGTATCCATGAATGGTTCCAGCTTGACCGTATCGCTGGAGCCGAGCGAAACACCCAGTGCAGCCGTATCAGGAGTGACAGTAATAACTCCATTGGCAGTTGTTGCCACAGATTTCACCATCTTAGAAGGATTGGAACCTGCACCAGTAGGGTTGGCCTCACAGCCCCATCCATTGGCTGAACCTGTAGAAGTTGTATTCATCGATTGCACCTGCTCGCTAATCGAGGTACGGCACTGAGAGGCAGCCAGCACCACTTCGGCCATGCGAGCCTTTACTGTGTAATCCTTGTAAGCAGGCAGAGCCACGGCAGCCAGAATACCGATGATCGCCACAACGATCATCAGTTCGATCAGGGTAAAACCCTTTTGAATGGAACGCTTCACTTCAAACTCCCTAGTTGGATGAGACCCAAGGTATCAAGCAAGCTGCATGCCAACAATTTGACAGAGGCAGAGCCTGCAACAGACGACACGTTTGGCAACACGAACGCGAGTTTGAGTAACAATTTTGGCGTTCCCGTCACAAGCAATGACAAATTTGTCAGGCTCTTGGTGCAAGTCAAGCCGGCTTCTCACTCCACGACAAAGCGCATGGTGCTGCCTGCCAGGTCCACAGTGTCGCCATTGAGCAGGGGCACGGAGAGCGGTCCGACTACCTGGCCATTGAGCTTGAGGTCTTCGCTCGCACCTTCCAGTTGGGTAAGCACAAAGCCATGGGGCTTCTGGGTGATGGAAGCAATGGCTACCCCGGGCTTGCCCAGGGTGGTGACGACCTTGAAAAGCGCTATTTCCTTGCCTGCCAGGCTGCCGGTGAGCATGCGAATCACGGCGTGACGCTCCGGCAGTGCGGCAAGCGAGCCCTGAATGGTGGAACTGAAGCTGGAGATTTCGCCAAACCCGGAAGGGCTGGCCAGTTTGGCATGGCTGCTGTCTGCCTCTTCCGAAATATGCGCCAGCGCTGTCTTTTTTCCGCCCTGGGCAGACGCAATATGGGTATCGGGGATCACGGTGTCGAGAAAGCGGATCTTGTAACGCCCAATGTCCAGCAGGTCGCCGTTGAGCAGATACTGCTTCTGGATGGCACGGCCATTGACATAAGTGCCGTTGGTGCTGCGCAAGTCCTCGATGCTGACCTTGCCGCCAGTGATGGTGAGCACGGCATGCTCGCCGCTGACCGCCAGATTCTCGATCACGATGTCGTTATAAGGACGACGACCCACGGTCGTGCGCTCCTTGGTGAGCTGCACTTCCTTGATGACTGCGCCGTCGATTGAGATGACCAAAGTCGGCATGCTCGAAGCTCCTGAGGAAACGCCAAGTCCCGCTTGGCTGCACTGGCAGAGATCCCTCACACTTGAGTGTGTGATTCAGCGCCCGGACATTAATCGTAACCGGATGAAACGCGCCTGGATGCAGCATCTTATTTCACTAATTCGATGAAGCCAGGGATCCGATTGAAATTTTCAACTCTGCTGCCATTCGCCTGCAACATCCATGGAATTGTTCCTGCAGCCTCTCAGTCACCGCAAAGAAAAAGCCCGCGCTGATGGAAGCACGGGCTTTTGCAGATTCCTGGAAAGCGGCAACTTCCGCCAGTCCGTGAATTAGAACGGTAAAAAGCACCTAATTGTGTTGATAGTTATAGGAGGCCAATGAATCTCAACGTTCTGTCATTCTACTATCTAAATTTTGTTCATAGCAACTACGCATGCGACCTCGCTCAGCTCAAAAACCTCAAATGATGCAAATTTGTTGATAGTGGCAAAAGCAGGACGTTCAACCCCCCCTGCTTAAGCACCAAGTTGCGCAGTTCGCCGGGGTCAATACATTGCTGGGCTTAGGTCGTGAGGGCAGGTTCATCGGCACGATGGCTAAGTGGCCATCCCCCACATGACCCGCCTCAGGGCTACGCACTCACCCAAGGTGAGGCCTCGAAATCCTGGCTATGTTGAGAAGTTCAGGATTGCGTGGGTACTCATCAAGAGCGACTTGAATCAATGACTCGTAGGAGATGTCGACTCCACCACCACCGCGCGAAAGCAGCCTGAGGGCGGCATGCCAGCCGGCACGTCCGTTGGTCGCCCTACCCAGGGCAGCGATATCTCCTCCAGCCCGTGACCAAACCTCGTCGTGTTGCGGTCCTGAGGGAAAAAGGTCAACGAGAAGCCTTTCGAGCTTAGATTGGTCAACGCTAGGTCTACTCTGCGTCAAGTGGCTCGCCGAATGTGGATTTGTACTGTTTGTATCTGCGGCCTTGAACCATCCGCCCTTGCGCAAGGCTAGAGGGAAATTGGTTTCAGCATGCATCTTTATCACGGGATGCTGCACATGCCCGTGAACGGGATTAGCAGGAACTTGGGAAGAAACGTACTCGAACAAGTCGAAAACTCTGACGAGGCCATCCTTCCTCTCGTCACCTGGTGCGCTACCACTGAGGCCCTCGAGTAGAAAAAATGTGAAAAGACTATGGCCTTTGGCAGAGTATGTAATTGATGTCTCATCTTCTTTGCATGACGAGATGACAACGCGTCCGGCACCAGATGCGAGCTTCTCAAGGGCAGGAGCCCGAAAACCAAACGGAAGCTTCATCCCATCGCCATAGGCCTTTAGCTGCACGGCACCATCGGAATGACATGCATCAAGGATGACAACTACCCGCGCAGCAGGAATTGCATTAATAAGTGCGCTGAGCTGACCTGCCTCGATACCTGTTCCATCGGGGTCTTCACGGTCGTAATCAACCGGGCAAAGAAAGGTCTTCGAGCCTTCGCCATCTGGTAAAAGCCCCCCGTGACCGGAGAAGAAGACTATCACCGTATCGTTTGAAGTTGCCGATTCCGAGAGCTTGCGCAAACCGTCAAAAATAGCGTCGCGGGTCGCATGTTCATCCAGCAAAAGCAGAACGTTGTCCTCGGGATAGCCACAGAGGTCTGGCCTTGTAAGCACGGCGGCGAGACCCTCTGCATCAGCACGAACCACAGCAGGAAGCTGCAGACTGCCAGGGTAGCCTTGGCCAATTCCAATCAAGAGAGCCCTGCCGGAGTCGAAGCTGTTCTTCAAGGTACTCATATCCAGAATTTTTCTCGTTGAAGTTGGCGTAAGGCGTCGCTATTGCTGAAATCTTCGAGCATCTCGTTGAGTAGTGCTGAGACGCCAGGTCTCATTCCTACGCGCAGTTCACGCAAACAACGATGCCAACTTGCCTTACCAGATTGCTCTCGAATTAAGTCTTCCGGTCGACCTCCACTACGGCTCCAAAGTTCTCGCTCCCATGGTCCTTCTGGATACCTCACGACAGCCTCCGCTTCGAATGCTTGCCAGGCTTCATCAGTTGAAAGGCGCAGCTGTATGTTCAACCGGTATGCAACAAACAATTGGTCAAAGTAATCAAACAACGCTAGGCACTCTTTTAGAAACGGATGAAAGTCGCTTCGAGAGTTGAAAGAGTCCTTTGCGACATGCGCTGTTGTGCGCCAGCGATTGTTGAGTGCAATACGGCCAAAGGTATAGGCAGCAGTCTCGTCGAGACGAAGGCCACTGTCTCGAACAAGCGCGAGGAACTGAGCTGCCTTGGCATCTGATTCAAAAATGAAATCCGTGAGATATCGCGGCAAAGCGGAGGGAGCACGCCTTAGGACATCCACAAGAAACCCATGAGCATGGACTTTCTGGACGACTACTTCTGCCAGTTCAGGTTCAAGAAGGCTCAATGAAAAAGTGCCATTCTCATATTGGCTAAGCCAACCATCAGCGGTTGCCGATTTGACCGCGCCTGCGTAGCGTTGCGGGATGAGCGTCCATGCGTCACTGCGCCGCTCAACATCTATAAGGTTAGCCAGCGAGCACATTGAAATAGCCCACCAGACCATGTCATCTGCTATCCGATGTGTAATCGTCAGACCGACGCCAATGGTTGGATTTGGCAGAGCATCCACGATGCTGGCAGATTTGGTGAGCGCATTCTTAAGCACCCGAAACCATGCTGAGTCTGTCCAATCGAAATGCTTAAAGACAGCTGGCTGACGTATGCATGCATCAGACACAACATCAATGGCGGTTGCATCGCGGCTGCCTACAGAGAGAAGCACCGCCTCGGTATCAGTGCACATGCCAAGCGAGCTTTCGAGCAGCTTGTGCTTTGCTGTGGTGTTGCTTGGGGCAAGCTCAAGTGCACTTTTTAAGGACTGACTTGCCGTACGCGAGCGCGCTAATAGCGCACCTGCCAGGGTCCACCAGCCTCTGGATGCCATCTCGGAAGCGAGTGTGTTTGCGAGGGGTTCTGGAAACTTATCAGCCATGGTGGAGAGCAGTCGCTTTTCCATTGCAGCCGTTTTATCCACCAGAGACAGGACTCTCGTAATGTGATTTGGACAAGTGGTTAAGCCAGCCCAGAGTACCTCGAAGGAGGAGTCTTCGGCCTCCTTTGCTGCAAGGTTAGCTTCGAATCCTTGTCCAACGGAAGTTAACCACGCGGGTTTTGCCTTCTCGGTCGCCCATGAGCTAAGAATGCTTGCCAGTCCTTGTGAAAACGCGCTCGGTCTTTGCTTACTGACCCAGTGGGTCAAGCAGTGTGCAATGAACGTAGCGCCAGGTGACGCCGTGAGTTCGAGGTTACGCAAAAGCAGAACATCTTGCTCAGTCCAACTTGATTCAGCATCACCCAGCCGCTTAAGGAACTCAGCCACAACGGCAGTGCGTTCAGCGCTGCTTCCGGCCCTTTCAGCAAGAATACGCAGCAACTGAATGTATTCGGATGGCTTACTTCCCGTTTGCCATAGCTCTAAAGCTTGAATTGCAATCGAGATTCCCATTGGCGAATCAAGACTAAGCTGCATCCTCTTGGCGAAATCTCGAAATGAAGCCTTCTTAGGAAGGTTCAGCAATGTAGCCGTATGCGAGCAAACCAAGTCGTCTCGACCAGACTGGTCAACGTAGCAGCCAGGGTCCCATCGTGCGCCGAGCTCTTTTGGAGTGCACACCACAGCTAGTTCATGGACGTCGTCTGGACCAAAGCTCATTCCGAAGGTAAGGCTCTTGCGAAACTCCGGTGGAACACGCGCCCAAAGCTCCAGCATTGCAGCGTCAAAACCTTCCTGCCCAACCACCACAACAGGCCTTTGAGAACTACGACTTAGAGACGCAGCTATCTGTTCGGTTAACTTTGGAGGAGCATTGCGAAGCCCGCCAATTTCGTTACTTTCAATAACTATAGGTTCGAGGCTATCGCCCTGGGTCCACGGCTCTTGCAGTGCGCTAGCCAAAGGAGAGAGGTCCTCAAGTGCTTCAACCAAATTCAGGGGGATGAAAGCGGCACGGGACAAAACCATGCCGCCTCGGGCAGCTCCTGGAGCCGGCCGAGTAAAGATGAGTATGAGCCATTTCTGATGACTGATTAGTCGAAGGAATGGGGCCCATGTAACCCCAGAAGGAACTGTTTGAGGCAAGTCAGTGCGCCATGCAATGTCACGGAACTCTGACTCAAAAGAGCTATTGCTTCCCTGCAAAAATGCATGCCCCTTAAGTGGGCCGAAGACTGCTTGTTGGATAAGCGCTTGCATTACTGGCGGGACACTGCGGCCAAGTGGATGATAGGTAGAGTGAGGTCGGCCAGTTGCTGTCCATCACGGCCCACAACATACCCAAATTGTTCCGGTCCTTTGTTGACGAAGTCCTCATTGGCCTTCTCTTTATCTAGCTCTGTTTCAAGTGCTGAGAGGCCAAAAACTTCACATCTATCACTCCACCGACTACGAATGAACGAAGCCAAAAGTGGCAGAGTTTTTTCGAGCACATCAGCTGGCTTGGTGCCAGCGGGAAGCTTGAGTTCATCC
This DNA window, taken from Comamonas testosteroni TK102, encodes the following:
- a CDS encoding PglL family O-oligosaccharyltransferase translates to MFMYPSKGRVYGNIAQPNQLATLLLMALVSLLYFDINKKIRGLWLYSASVILVFTLVATQSRTGALSITIMAVVVFFIKDFRKSLHWVSISLLLYWAIFIKWADISNFFGGSAAREFSGLSTTRYKLWEQMYAAISEKPFIGWGWLNLGAAQQNFTVNIGGAENMDHAHNLFLDLMIWFGVPVGGVIAIALIFWMVRSLHGNIIAKGNEKSVITSQCAILLILPIAVHSMLEYPFAYMYFMLPCVFFMGVVEGNTKFLKLISSNFKKLIWIFIFLSLVLSVVVGREYLKIENDFRASLLEEQFYTKDDELHQYASSSLILSQYQGLVKVLRTTPSSDIDEENVESARIISKRFPWLITMRQYYLFLLKMGKCDEAKNQELIIESFFGRFGILKAEEYSIKYNLTGICN
- a CDS encoding FHA domain-containing protein, giving the protein MPTLVISIDGAVIKEVQLTKERTTVGRRPYNDIVIENLAVSGEHAVLTITGGKVSIEDLRSTNGTYVNGRAIQKQYLLNGDLLDIGRYKIRFLDTVIPDTHIASAQGGKKTALAHISEEADSSHAKLASPSGFGEISSFSSTIQGSLAALPERHAVIRMLTGSLAGKEIALFKVVTTLGKPGVAIASITQKPHGFVLTQLEGASEDLKLNGQVVGPLSVPLLNGDTVDLAGSTMRFVVE
- a CDS encoding caspase family protein; this translates as MSTLKNSFDSGRALLIGIGQGYPGSLQLPAVVRADAEGLAAVLTRPDLCGYPEDNVLLLLDEHATRDAIFDGLRKLSESATSNDTVIVFFSGHGGLLPDGEGSKTFLCPVDYDREDPDGTGIEAGQLSALINAIPAARVVVILDACHSDGAVQLKAYGDGMKLPFGFRAPALEKLASGAGRVVISSCKEDETSITYSAKGHSLFTFFLLEGLSGSAPGDERKDGLVRVFDLFEYVSSQVPANPVHGHVQHPVIKMHAETNFPLALRKGGWFKAADTNSTNPHSASHLTQSRPSVDQSKLERLLVDLFPSGPQHDEVWSRAGGDIAALGRATNGRAGWHAALRLLSRGGGGVDISYESLIQVALDEYPRNPELLNIARISRPHLG
- a CDS encoding pilin gives rise to the protein MIVVAIIGILAAVALPAYKDYTVKARMAEVVLAASQCRTSISEQVQSMNTTSTGSANGWGCEANPTGAGSNPSKMVKSVATTANGVITVTPDTAALGVSLGSSDTVKLEPFMDTANTTALKVDAASNHQGSQIVSWKCSGGSTTISKYLPGSCK